A genomic window from Fusarium verticillioides 7600 chromosome 5, whole genome shotgun sequence includes:
- a CDS encoding oxidoreductase, translating to MPLVTQNVKPRVILGLMTFGPPGSEQLDARIFDSETYNKALDLFQSKGYNEVDTARIYVGGKQEGWTGSQTNWKERGLTVDTKVKYPAQPGENTYDKVIQSVETSLKELGTDCIDLLYLHRPDRGTPFQETLEAINKLHKDGKFVKFGISNFTAYEVAEVVMICKYNNWVRPTVYQGMYNCLTRSIEAELFVACRRYGLDIVVYNPIAGGLLSGKIKSMDIKPESGRFSDQSKIGTAYRQRYFRESTFKALKAIEEATEKNGLSMLETALRWIIHHSGLKVTNGNDGIIIGMSNIQQLEQNLELVEKGPLPDEVVKALDQAWLYSKADTANYWHGDLEYTYDVHEALFGASAK from the exons ATGCCTCTCGTAACCCAGAACGTTAAGCCTCGTGTTATCCTGGGTCTAATGACCTTTGGACCCCCTGGTAGTGAACAGCTCGACGCGCGTATCTTTGACTCTGAAACTTACAACAAGGCTCTTGACCTCTTTCAAAGCAAGGGCTACAACGAAGTCGACACTGCTCGCATCTATGTTGGCGGCAAACAGGAGGGCTGGACTGGCTCGCAGACCAACTGGAAAGAGAGAGGACTTACTGTGGACACAAAGGTCAAGTATCCCGCCCAGCCTGGCGAGAACACATACGACAAGGTCATCCAGTCGGTTGAGACCAGTCTGAAGGAGCTGGGAACTGACTGCATCGAT CTGCTCTACCTCCATCGCCCTGACCGCGGCACTCCTTTCCAAGAAACCCTCGAGGCTATCAACAAGCTACACAAGGATGGAAAGTTTGTCAAGTTCGGTATCAGCAACTTCACCGCGTACGAGGTCGCAGAAGTTGTCATGATTTGCAAGTACAACAACTGGGTCCGGCCCACGGTCTACCAGGGCATGTACAACTGTCTCACCCGTTCTATCGAGGCAGAGCTCTTTGTGGCATGCAGGAGATACGGCCTCGACATCGTCGTGTATAACCCAATCGCTGGTGGCCTCCTttctggcaagatcaagtcCATGGACATCAAGCCCGAGAGCGGCCGTTTCTCTGATCAAAGCAAGATTGGTACCGCCTATCGTCAGCGATACTTCAGAGAGAGCACATTCAAGGCTCTGAAGGCTATCGAGGAAGCTACCGAGAAGAATGGACTGAGCATGCTTGAGACAGCATTGCGATGGATAATCCACCATTCCGGACTAAAGGTCACAAATGGCAACGATGGAATTATCATTGGTATGTCCAACATCCAGCAGCTCGAgcagaatcttgagcttgttgaaaAGGGACCTCTGCCCGACGAGGTGGTAAAGGCACTTGACCAGGCGTGGCTGTATTCCAAGGCAGATACAGCCAACTACTGGCACGGGGATTTGGAGTACACATATGATGTGCACGAGGCTCTGTTTGGTGCGTCGGCCAAGTAA
- a CDS encoding U3 small nucleolar ribonucleoprotein IMP3, with the protein MVRKLKHHEQKLLRKTDFITYKSDNGHRDKAVMRRYMIQKPEDYHKYNRLCGSLRQLAHRLSLLPPENATRRKHEELLLNKLYDMGVLSSASKLSAVENSVTVSAFARRRLPVLMTRLRMAETVQAATKMIEQGHVRVGTETVTDPAYLVTRGMEDFVTWTVGSKIKRNIMKYRDQLDDFELL; encoded by the exons ATGGTGCGAAAACTCAAGCATCACGAGCAGAAGCTCCTCCGAAAGACAGACTTCATCACATACAAATCCGACAATGGCCATCGCGACAAGGCCGTCATGCGACGTTATATGATCCAGAAGCCCGAGGACTATCACAAGTATAACCGTCTTTGCGGC TCTCTACGCCAACTCGCCCATCGCCTTTCCCTCCTCCCTCCCGAGAACGCAACACGCCGCAAGCACGAAGAACTTCTCCTCAATAAGCTTTACGACATGGGTGTCCTTTCCAGCGCCTCTAAGCTCTCCGCTGTCGAGAACAGTGTTACTGTTAGCGCATTTGCGCGCCGTCGCTTGCCTGTGCTGATGACAAGACTGCGCATGGCTGAGACCGTGCAAGCGGCTACGAAGATGATTGAGCAGGGTCATGTGCGCGTGGGTACAGAGACAGTTACGGATCCTGCGTACTTGGTCACAAGAGGCATGGAGGACTTTGTGACATGGACTGTGggcagcaagatcaagaggaaCATCATGAAGTACCGCGATCAGCTGGACGATTTCGAATTGCTATGA
- a CDS encoding homoserine kinase, with protein MESFIIKTPSSSANIGPGFDVIGLALSVYLELHVTIDRSKTKSEHPLNCKITYEGEGEDEISLDPQVNLITRVALYVLRCNDQRAFPVETHVHVKNPIPLGRGLGSSGAAVVAGVALGKEVGGLKHLDNDRLFDYCLMIERHPDNVGAALYGGFVGTYLKPLTPEDVARTEIPLSEVLPAPAGGEDTGKKPPNPPNGIGHHIKFPWAKEIKAVAIIPDFQVATHAARGVLPANYTRPDVVFNLQRIALLPVALGQSPPDPELIHLAMQDKIHQPYRQTLIPGLTEIVETMSPKTDEGFLGVCLSGAGPTILALATHNFEAIAAKIIAKLREHNEKKDLPCQWMVLEPAEGTHVIRS; from the exons aTGGaatcattcatcatcaagacccccagctccagcgcaAACATCGGCCCCGGCTTTGATGTCATTGGCCTTGCTCTGTCCGTCtaccttgagcttcacgTAACCATTGATCggtcaaagacaaagtccGAGCACCCACTCAACTGCAAGATCACCTACGAAggagagggcgaggatgagattaGCCTTGACCCCCAGGTCAACCTTATCACACGTGTAGCGCTCTATGTCCTGCGCTGCAACGACCAGAGGGCGTTCCCTGTTGAGACCCACGTGCATGTCAAGAACCCTATTCCTCTAGGTCGTGGCCTTGGTAGCTCAGGTGccgctgttgttgctggtgttgctctGGGCAAGGAAGTTGGAGGATTAAAGCACCTCGACAATGACCGACTATTCGACTACTGTCTCATGATTG AGAGACATCCTGACAATGTCGGAGCTGCCCTCTACGGAGGTTTCGTCGGAACATATCTCAAGCCCTTGACTCCCGAAGACGTTGCCCGAACCGAAATTCCGCTTAGCGAAGTTCTACCTGCGCCGGCGGGAGGGGAGGACACTGGCAAGAAGCCGCCGAACCCTCCCAACGGAATTGGTCACCATATCAAGTTCCCATGggccaaggagatcaaggctgttgctATCATCCCCGATTTCCAGGTTGCTACACATGCTGCACGAGGAGTGCTACCTGCGAACTACACTCGTCCCGATGTG GTCTTCAACCTGCAGAGAATTGCCCTTCTGCCCGTCGCCCTGGGCCAGTCCCCTCCCGATCCCGAGCTCATCCATCTTGCCATGCAAGACAAGATTCACCAACCCTACCGCCAGACTCTCATCCCCGGTCTGACCGAGATCGTCGAGACAATGTCCCCAAAGACTGACGAAGGCTTCCTCGGTGTCTGTCTATCTGGCGCCGGTCCTACCATTCTGGCTCTTGCCACACACAACTTCGAGGCTATCgccgccaagatcatcgctAAGCTGCGAGAAcacaacgagaagaaggatctaCCGTGCCAATGGATGGTGCTTGAACCCGCTGAGGGTACCCATGTCATCCGCTCATGA